TTGTGGGTTTCATACTTTATTGGAAGCTTGCAAAACGACTGATTCTCCGGATATTTAACTGGCTTTCCTGGCTGACAACTACCATTCTTACGATCCTCTTTCAGCCTTTTAAAGGGATGTGGGCTGCAATCATGCTGCTACTAACAATTATTTTACGGCTGCTTGCATTCATAACTAGGCCTTTTCACCCTATTTCACAGTTTCTTCAAAAAAAATGGTCAATTCTTGCGAAAAAGATAAAATTATGGCTTAATCTGTTATATAATAAGGGTTAAATAAATGGATCCTGCACTGATTTGTTGAAATAGAAGAAGGAGGTAAGCAGTTACTATGGGGAAGCCGCGCGTAAGATCAATTGAAAATCAATACACAGCAGCACATGAAAGAAAAGAACATAACAAAAAATCACACAAAAAAAGATTAGCCAGGCGCCTGACTGCTTTTTTCATCATGGCAGCCGTTGTCAGCGGCGTGCTTATTTCTTCAATGGTCACGCAGGCCAGCGTATTAGAAACGAAACAGAATGAAAAAACACAGCTCGAACAGAAAATTGTCGAACTCGATCAGCAGGAAGAAAATCTGCGAAACGAGATTGTAAAGCTTAATGATGATGAATACATAGCCAAGCTTGCGAGAAGAGACTACTTCCTGTCAGAGAGTGGAGAAATCATTTTCACCATTCCTGAAGATCAGCCTGCTGCCAAAAAAGAGCAGAACGATACAGAAGAGTAACGCATATGATAAAATAAAAACAGCAGATTGAGTGTCACGATGTTGACACTCTTTTTTCTGTTTGGCTATAATGGGAAGTAAGGTCTATTTTTTATTTATTCTAAGGAGGATCATTTTTTTTATGTCAATCGAAGTAGGCAGCAAAGTAAAGGGTAAAGTGACTGGGATCACTAATTTCGGGGCATTTGTTGAATTGCCAGGCGGTTCAACAGGGCTAGTACACATCAGTGAAGTTGCGGATAATTATGTCAAGGACATCAATGACCATCTGACAGTTGGGGACGAGGTAGAAGTGAAGGTCCTGAACGTAGAAAGCGATGGCAAAATTGGCTTATCAATCCGTAAAGCGAAGGACCAGCCACAGCAGAGTCAAAGTCGCCCTCGACCAAATCGTGGAAACGATCAGCGCGGCGGAGGCCGTGGAGGAAACGCCGGTGGACCACCACGCGGAGAGTCTTTCGAGCAGAAGATGGCTCGTTTCCTCAAAGATAGTGAAGACCGTCTGACTTCTCTTAAACGTCACACAGAATCAAAACGCGGTGGGCGTGGAGCAAAAAAAGGTTAATAGCTGCCGAAAGTATTTTATAGAAGGCATCAATTACAGTGATCATACGATAGATAACCGGCGTGCATGCACGTCGGTTTTTTTGTGTTTTCTAATGTAAAAAAGAGGGATCAACCACTGAGCGTCGAAATTCATACAGTAGGATCATTGAGGAGGAATAAAAATGACAGTTGATGAATGGCTTAATGAACATAACCAGCACTACTTTTCGTGGCTTGAAAATCTGAGAAGAATGGACAGCGTGGCTTTTTTTCAGCCCATTGCAGAAGGGAAATGGTCACCTGCAGCAATTGTCATGCACATGGCCGCCTGGGATCACTACACACTGGATGACCGGATTCCGCAAATCAGTGAAGGCGTCATTCTTGAAAAATTTCCTGACTTTCAAAAGTTCAATGAAGAGGCCTGGAAAAAAGCAGACAGCGGACTCAGTCAAAATGACATTATCGACGAAGCCAGAAATGAACGGGAACTTTTAATGGAGACCGTTCGTACAATGGATAAGGACAAGCTCGGTGCAACATTTTCAATTGGCGATCATTCAATGACGACAGCCGGATATATTACAGGATTCTCAGGACATGACCGTCATCATATGAAGCAGATAAACTAGTAAAGGAGTGTTTGGAACGATGGATATTATAGGACTGGTTGCTGTTGTAATGGTATTTTCGGTTCCGCTTACAGCGATTTTAACAAGTCATTTTCGCAAGCAGACGCGTTCAAAGCATGAAATGATCGACAAGCAGCTGGAGCTTGAGAAGCTGAAGCATGAGAATTATATGCTTGAGACGGAAAAGCTTCGGCTTGAGCTGGATTTGCGCCAGGGGATTAAGATGGAGGATGATTATAAGCGTTTGAGTTAGTGTTTGCAGACAGTGCGGGGTGAGCGGACCCCCGTGCTGTTTTTTGTTTTGCAGGCTGGGATGACGTGGTGGAAGGTAACAGGGGAAGGGGAGTGGGACTTGGATTTTGGATCACGTTCTGAATTTTTGAGGTCACATTCTGTGATTTTCGGGTCGCGTCCGCGGATTTTCAGATCACATTTTTTCAGATCGGTGATTTTCGGGTCACGTTCCTCAAATTTCGGGTCACGCCTTTCGAATTCCGGGTCACATCCGAACGATTTCAGGTCACATTCGCCAAGCGCCACCACAACCTGCTAACGGATTCGATGCAAAAACAGAAAAAACGCCCGTCCAGCACCAGACCTGAGTCTGTCGGAGCTAAACGAGCGCCTTCCACTTTTCTTTTATGACCCGTACGGGATTCGAACCCGTGTTACCGCCGTGAAAGGGCGGTGTCTTAACCACTTGACCAACGGGCCTCGTATGGTGGCGGCAGAGGGGATCGAACCCCCGACCTCACGGGTATGAACCGTACGCTCTAGCCAGCTGAGCTACGCCGCCATAAATGAAGCACAAGTTATATAATACATAGCGCGTCAATAAGTGTCAATAACTTTTTAAAAAATTCCTGAAGGTCTGCTGAAGCAGGAATCCGTCGAACGTTTTTTTGTGGATGAAACGTTTTTTGACAAACTCCTCTGTGCTGTTCTTTTTATAATAGGCGCAATAAGAAATGAAGGAGTGACCTGCTGGATGGCAAATGTGCATGAAGCAAACTTCGAACTGACAAACGCTCTATCGCTCAAGAGAACCCGTAAAAAGGAAGCCAGGAAAGTAGATGTAATGAAATGGCTGTATGAGAAAGGAATCTTTCATTTGTTAGCAGGGATCATGCTTGGCCGTGCAGTTGTCATGCTGCAGTTCATGCCGTTTGCACTGCCGTTTTTTGCAGCGGTGATGATTATGCAGCGTCAGAAAGCGCCGCATACATTTTCTGGATTAACAGCTGGAGCGGCAGCGCTTGGACTGCTGCCGTTTCAGGAAAAGCATGGTGAGTGTGACAAGCTGATCGCACCGATGCTGTCCTCTATTTTGCAGGAGACTGTTATTGTGCATCAGAAAGGGGACCTGCCGCCTCCTTACTATGGAACTGCTGCGACGTTCAGGTCAGCAAAAGCCTTTCACGTGACAGCAGGTGTTGCGCATGCAGCTTATGATGGAGGTCTTGTATCAGGGGATAGCTGCGCTGCGATTCCGATTCATGAAGGGAAGTTTGCCGCTGCAATTTGTGATGGAATGGGAAATGGTGAAAAGGCGCGTGAGGAAAGCGAAGAAACGATTGGTCTTTTAGAGGAGATGTTGCGAGCGGGGATTGAAGAAGAGCTCGCGATCAAATCAGTTAATTCCATATTAACGGCAAAAAGAACGAGTGATATGTATTCAACCGTTGACCTTGCAATGATTGATTTGCAAAATGCACGGGCAAGATTTTTAAAAGTGGGCGCGGTGCCGAGTTATGTAAAGCGTGGCAGGCAGATCCAAATGATTGAAGCAGCGAATCTGCCGCTTGGATTCTTTCACGAAATGGAAATGGATGTGTTAGAGCATCAGTTAAAGTCAGGAGATATTCTTTTTATGCTGAGTGACGGGTTAATCGACGGATTGCGTTCGATTGAAAATCCCGAGCGCTGGATGAGGCGTCAGATCGCGGAGCTTGGCACAACGGATCCTCAGGAAGCAGCTGATCTGCTGGTGGAATCAGCTGTACGCGCAGCGGGAGGGACCATTCAAGATGACATGACGGTGATCGCTGAAAAGATCGATCACCAGGTGCCGAAGTGGGCAGCGATTCCATTAAAGAGAAGTGCCGGATAGTTAGTTGCATGACCTGCCTGCTCTTCCTGTATACTAGAAAAAAAGATCAGGAAAGGGTAGGGGCATGAGTGACTTTCGTATAAAGGTGAATGCATACTGTAACAAGCATAAAATGGTCACCAAAGGGGATAGAGTGCTGATCGGAGTGTCAGGCGGACCTGATTCACTTGCGCTTCTCCATTTTTTCAGCGAAAGCCGCCCTGATATAAATGTGGAGGCTGTACACGTGGACCATGGGCTGAGGGGGAGCTCGGGTGCAGACGCAGCTTATGTAGAGGCTTATTGTAAGGAGCGCAGCATCCCTTTTCATCTGTTAAAAGCAGATGTGAAAGGCAGAATGGAGCTGACAGGTGAAGGTGTGCAGGAGGCTGCAAGAAAGGTCCGCTATGATTATTTTGAGCGCCTGATGAACGAGACAGGTGCAGCTGTGCTGATGATTGCCCAGCACGCAGATGATCAGGTGGAAACCATTTTGTTCAGGTTGACGCGAGGGACCTCTTTACGTGGAGCTGCAGGTATTCTGCCTGTCAGACATTTTGCCGGCGGGAGGCTTGTGCGGCCATTTTTATCAGTGACAAAAGATGAAATCGAACAATATTGTGAACAGCATCACTTAATGCCGAGAAGAGATCCGACAAATGAAAGTGATGCTTACACAAGAAATCGCCTGAGAAGACACGTTATCCCGCTGTTGAAAAAAGAAAATCATCTTGTTCATGAAGCCTTCGAACGCTTTTCTGAAGAGCTTAGTGAGGATAACGCCTTCCTTGAGCAGGAAGCTGAGAAAGCACTCGCGGATGTCTGTGCCGGAAAATCCGGTGAACGCTTCCATATATCGATAGAAAGATTTCGTCATTATGGTCTTCCTTTACAAAGAAGAATGATTCATCTAATATTGAATTATCTGTATGCAAAAGTACCCACATCATTATCTTCTGCGCATACGCGCGCGATACTGGAACTGCTGAAACAAGCGCATCCTTCCGGGGATCTTCACCTGCCTGAATCATTGACTATAACCCGTTCTTATAATGACGGTTATTTTCATTTTCAGCGTGAAACAGATGATGCTGCCTACACTTATTTAATTGATAAGGCGCAGCTGATTGATCTTCCTGATGGACACTGCCTTGAGGTGCAGACTGGTGAAATCGTGCCGGATAAGCCGTACCGTGATCTTTATTATGTATCTGAGTCATTCATGCCGCTGACGGTGAGAAGCCGCAGGGTTGGAGATAAGATACGGCTGCCTGATGGCAAAGGGTCAAAGAAGATAAAAGATGTCTTCATAGAAAAGAAAGTACCCCTGAAGCAGCGCAGTCAGCATCCAATTGTGACAGCTGCAGATGGAAGTGTACTTTGGATTCCCGGACTGCGTAAAGCACCGTCTGACGGAAAACCTGCTGCATATACGTTAATTTACTATTAAGATCTTCTAGGAGGACATTGTTCGTGTTAAATAAAGACATTGAGAAAGTATTGTATACCGAGGAACAGCTTCAGGAAAAAATTAAAGAGCTTGGCACTGAGTTAACAGCTGAGTATCAGGATAAATATCCACTTGCAGTCGGCGTGTTAAAAGGTGCAATGCCGTTTATGGCTGACCTGATCAAGCGCATGGACGTTTATCTTGAAATGGACTTCATGGATGTTTCAAGCTACGGTAATTCCACTGTTTCTTCAGGTGAAGTAAAGATTGTAAAAGACCTGAATACAAAGGTTGAAGGCCGTGACATTCTGATCCTTGAAGATATCATCGACAGCGGTCTGACGCTGAGCTATCTCGTTGATCTGTTCAAGTATCGTAAGGCAAAATCAATTAAAATTGTGACACTGCTTGATAAACCGAGCGGCCGAAAAGCAGATATTAAAGCAGATTACGTTGGATTCATTGTACCGGATGAGTTTGTTGTAGGCTATGGACTTGACTATGCGGAACGTTATCGAAACCTCCCATACATCGGTGTATTGAAGCCTGAAATTTATACAGATTCTGAGTAAAATAGAGTGTAAGCGAGCGCATACTGTGAGCAGGCTTATTGGTTGTCACGCTTTATTTTACTATGATAGTATTGATATTAGTTTTCTTGACCGTGGGAGGAGGTAAGGGATGAACCGTATATTTCGAAATACGATATTTTATTTAATTATTTTCCTCGTCATTATTGGTATTATTGGCCTATTTAACAATGGGAACCAGCCAAATGAGGAACTCACATATGGTGAATTTTTAAATGCACTTGATAATGGTGAGGTAACGGAGATTGAAATTCAGCCGGACAGAAGTGTCTACAACGTACGCGGACAGCTTGAAGGCTATGAAGAAACCGAGTACTTCCTTACAAACATTCCATTTGAAAGTTCAGCACTTGAAACAATCGATGAGGTAGCGCAAGCGAATAATACAGAAGTGAATGTATTACAGGCTCCTGAAACAAGCGGCTGGGTAACATTCCTGACAACGATTATTCCATTTGTGATTATCTTCATCCTATTCTTCTTCTTACTTAACCAGGCTCAGGGTGGCGGCGGAGGCCGTGTCATGAACTTCGGTAAGAGTAAGGCGAAGCTTTATACTGAAGAGAAGAAAAAAGTCCGCTTTAAGGACGTTGCAGGGGCAGACGAAGAGAAGCAGGAGCTTGTTGAAGTTGTTGACTTCCTGAAGGATCCCCGTAAATTTACTGACGTTGGCGCACGTATTCCAAAAGGGATTCTGCTTGTCGGGCCTCCGGGTACCGGTAAAACATTGCTTGCTCGTGCAGCAGCAGGTGAAGCAGGCGTACCATTCTTCTCGATTTCCGGTTCAGACTTCGTAGAGATGTTTGTCGGTGTCGGGGCATCGCGTGTACGTGACCTATTTGAAAATGCCAAGAAAAACGCACCATGTATCATCTTTATCGATGAAATTGATGCGGTTGGACGTCAGCGTGGCGCCGGTCTTGGCGGCGGACACGATGAGCGTGAGCAGACGCTTAACCAGTTACTTGTTGAGATGGATGGTTTCGGAGGAAACGAAGGAATCATCATGATCGCAGCAACAAACAGACCGGACATTCTGGATCCTGCATTACTGCGTCCAGGACGTTTTGACCGTCAGATTACAGTAGACCGTCCTGATGTTACAGGCCGTGAAGCTGTTCTGAACGTTCACGCAAGAAATAAACCGCTTGCTGATAATATTGATCTTAAAGCGATCGCACAGCGTACACCTGGGTTCTCAGGAGCAGACCTTGAAAACCTGCTGAATGAAGCCGCACTTGTCGCAGCGCGTCGTGATAAAAAGAAAATTGATATGAGCGACATTGATGAAGCAACAGACCGCGTCATTGCAGGTCCTGCGAAGAAAACACGTGTCATCTCTCAAAAAGAGAGAAAGATCGTTGCTTTCCACGAAGCAGGCCATACGATTATCGGTGTTGTACTCGATGAAGCTGATATGGTTCATAAAGTAACCATCGTTCCACGTGGTCAGGCTGGCGGCTATGCTGTTATGCTTCCTAAAGAGGATCGTTACTTCATGACAAAACCTGAATTGCTCGATAAGATCACTGGTCTTCTCGGTGGTCGTGTGGCAGAGGATATTATCTTCGGAGAAGTATCAACTGGCGCCCACAACGACTTCCAGCGCGCGACAGGCATTGCCCGCCGCATGGTAACAGAATTCGGTATGAGTGATAAGCTTGGACCGCTTCAGTTCGGTCAGGCACAGGGTCAAGTATTCCTTGGCCGTGACTTTAACAGTGAGCAGAACTATTCTGATCAGATCGCTTATGATATTGATACAGAAATTCAGCGCATTATTAAAGAGTGCTATGAGCGTGCGAAGACGATTCTGACTGAGAACCGTGAAAAACTTGAGTTGATCGCTGAAACACTTCTCGATATTGAGACACTTGATGCTGAACAGATCAGACATCTGGTTGACCACGGAAAGCTTCCTGAACGTGACTACGATCAGGGTAACGGAGAGGACCGTAAAGATATCACGGAAGAGTCAAAAGAGATCGAATCAGATGAAACAACTGTAACGACTGACAGTGAGATCAATGCTGAAGAGAAATCTTCAGAGGATCTGCTGAAAGAATCGAAAGAAGGCACGTCTTCTGACGAGGATCGTCGTAATAAAGAATAATCATTTGCAGTAGCAGATGCTTGGATCCGCGGTTCCGCGTAAACGGGGCCGCGGATTTTTTGGCGGTATGGGTGTTGTTATTTGCAGGAAGAAGGCAGGGTGGCCTGGTTGCCGAGGATGCAGTACTGAGTTAGTCTGACGGGGTTTCGGGTCACCTTCTTAGGATTTCGGGTCATTTCCCGGGAAATTAAGGTCACCTTCGGAAAAACTCGGGTCACCTTTGACTTGGAGGGGATTTTTCAAGTCACGTCTAGACTTTCTCGGGTCATCTTTTTGAGATTTTCGGTCATCTCCGAGCGATTTCGGGTCACCTCCTCATCACGGGAGCAGCCCGTTTTCCGCTCCGAATCTTATGTCTGTCGGAGCTGAACGAGCGCCCTCCGCATTTCAATGGTGTCCAGCTCCAGCGCCTAGACCCTCGAGTCATAAGTCAACCTGAGAAAATGGGTAAAACCGCCCATTTCTCTCAGGTCGCCTTACGCTTGTCGGGTCTGAACAAGGCGCCTCCGCATTTCTAAAATGTGATAAAATGTTAAAAGTGTGTAATCTAATAAGGCGTGGTGAATGAGTATGTTGTTTGTATTAGACGTTGGAAATACCAATACAGTATTAGGGGTTTATGAAGGAGAAGAACTGCGCTATCACTGGCGCGTTGAGACAAACCGTCATAAGACAGAAGATGAATATGGAATGCTTGTGAAAAACCTTTTTGAGCATGTTGGTCTTACCTTTGAAGATTTTGATGGTATTATTATTTCTTCTGTTGTGCCGCCGGTGATGTTCCCGCTTGAACGGATGAGCCAGAAGTATTTCCATTTAAAGCCACTTGTTGTCGGACCTGGTATGAAAACCGGTCTGAATATAAAATATGATAACCCGAAAGAAGTCGGCGCAGACAGAATTGTCAATGCGGTTGCCGGTATTAAAGAGCACGGTGGCTCACTGATCATTGTCGATTTCGGTACCGCTACGACGTATTGCTATATTAATCAGCACCGTCAGTACATGGGTGGCGTGATTGCACCTGGGATCGGCATTTCAACAGAAGCGCTGTATTCAAAAGCAGCAAAGCTTCCGAGAATTGAGATTGCGCGTCCTGAGACAGTTGTCGGAAAAAGTACGGTTTCTGCGATGCAGGCGGGTATTGTCTATGGCTATGTCGGACAGGTTGAAGGCATTGTATCACGTATGAAAAAAGAAGCGGGTGAACCGGTTACTGTGATTGCTACAGGCGGTCTTGCTTCACTTATTGCTAAGGAATCAGATATTATAGATGTTGTTGATCCGTTTTTGACATTAAAGGGACTTCAGTTAATATACAAACGCAACGCTGAATGAAAGGAGATTTTCTAAATGAAAGATTATATGATTCGCGCGCTTGCTTATAATGATCAGGTGCGTGCATATGCTGTAAATACAACTGCTGCTGTACAGGAAGCCCAGGACCGCCATTACACATGGCCGACTGCTTCTGCTGCACTCGGCAGAGCCATGACTGCAGGTGTCATGATGGGCGCAATGCTCAAGGGTGATAACCAGTTAACTGTAAAGGTTGAAGGGAATGGCCCGCTAGGAATGATTTTGGTCGATAGTAACGCTAAAGGTGAGGTAAGAGGATATGTAACAAATCCTCAGACGCACAAGGAGCTGAACGAACAGGGTAAGCTTGATGTACGTGGCGTTGTCGGAACAGAAGGAACGCTGACAATCGTGAAAGACCTTGGCATGCGCGAGAAC
This region of Jeotgalibacillus malaysiensis genomic DNA includes:
- a CDS encoding stage II sporulation protein E codes for the protein MANVHEANFELTNALSLKRTRKKEARKVDVMKWLYEKGIFHLLAGIMLGRAVVMLQFMPFALPFFAAVMIMQRQKAPHTFSGLTAGAAALGLLPFQEKHGECDKLIAPMLSSILQETVIVHQKGDLPPPYYGTAATFRSAKAFHVTAGVAHAAYDGGLVSGDSCAAIPIHEGKFAAAICDGMGNGEKAREESEETIGLLEEMLRAGIEEELAIKSVNSILTAKRTSDMYSTVDLAMIDLQNARARFLKVGAVPSYVKRGRQIQMIEAANLPLGFFHEMEMDVLEHQLKSGDILFMLSDGLIDGLRSIENPERWMRRQIAELGTTDPQEAADLLVESAVRAAGGTIQDDMTVIAEKIDHQVPKWAAIPLKRSAG
- a CDS encoding cell division protein FtsH — protein: MNRIFRNTIFYLIIFLVIIGIIGLFNNGNQPNEELTYGEFLNALDNGEVTEIEIQPDRSVYNVRGQLEGYEETEYFLTNIPFESSALETIDEVAQANNTEVNVLQAPETSGWVTFLTTIIPFVIIFILFFFLLNQAQGGGGGRVMNFGKSKAKLYTEEKKKVRFKDVAGADEEKQELVEVVDFLKDPRKFTDVGARIPKGILLVGPPGTGKTLLARAAAGEAGVPFFSISGSDFVEMFVGVGASRVRDLFENAKKNAPCIIFIDEIDAVGRQRGAGLGGGHDEREQTLNQLLVEMDGFGGNEGIIMIAATNRPDILDPALLRPGRFDRQITVDRPDVTGREAVLNVHARNKPLADNIDLKAIAQRTPGFSGADLENLLNEAALVAARRDKKKIDMSDIDEATDRVIAGPAKKTRVISQKERKIVAFHEAGHTIIGVVLDEADMVHKVTIVPRGQAGGYAVMLPKEDRYFMTKPELLDKITGLLGGRVAEDIIFGEVSTGAHNDFQRATGIARRMVTEFGMSDKLGPLQFGQAQGQVFLGRDFNSEQNYSDQIAYDIDTEIQRIIKECYERAKTILTENREKLELIAETLLDIETLDAEQIRHLVDHGKLPERDYDQGNGEDRKDITEESKEIESDETTVTTDSEINAEEKSSEDLLKESKEGTSSDEDRRNKE
- a CDS encoding cell division protein DIVIC, with protein sequence MGKPRVRSIENQYTAAHERKEHNKKSHKKRLARRLTAFFIMAAVVSGVLISSMVTQASVLETKQNEKTQLEQKIVELDQQEENLRNEIVKLNDDEYIAKLARRDYFLSESGEIIFTIPEDQPAAKKEQNDTEE
- a CDS encoding pantothenate kinase, translating into MLFVLDVGNTNTVLGVYEGEELRYHWRVETNRHKTEDEYGMLVKNLFEHVGLTFEDFDGIIISSVVPPVMFPLERMSQKYFHLKPLVVGPGMKTGLNIKYDNPKEVGADRIVNAVAGIKEHGGSLIIVDFGTATTYCYINQHRQYMGGVIAPGIGISTEALYSKAAKLPRIEIARPETVVGKSTVSAMQAGIVYGYVGQVEGIVSRMKKEAGEPVTVIATGGLASLIAKESDIIDVVDPFLTLKGLQLIYKRNAE
- a CDS encoding hypoxanthine phosphoribosyltransferase, which encodes MLNKDIEKVLYTEEQLQEKIKELGTELTAEYQDKYPLAVGVLKGAMPFMADLIKRMDVYLEMDFMDVSSYGNSTVSSGEVKIVKDLNTKVEGRDILILEDIIDSGLTLSYLVDLFKYRKAKSIKIVTLLDKPSGRKADIKADYVGFIVPDEFVVGYGLDYAERYRNLPYIGVLKPEIYTDSE